In Magnetovibrio sp., the following are encoded in one genomic region:
- a CDS encoding LysR family transcriptional regulator, producing the protein MFHATLQQLRLFASVARHKSFTRAAEEVHLTQPAVSIQVKRLEDKIGMPLMEQMGKKLHLTVAGEEVFDACKDVLQRLGELETALDDLRGEVAGPLNVTVVSSAKYFLPHLLGSFVRRYPKVEPRLKITNRANVLSSLAANESDIYVMGQPPEDLPVVEYPFLENVLVVVARPDHPLADEKAITLERLADERFVGRESGSGTRKAVEQMFNDQNLKIVPYIELASAEAIKQGVIGGLGIAVLSLHSLHFELDAGALVALDVKGFPLRRRWYAAHRKGKRLSRAAQTFLTYLQEEGEQEVAHLIAVGHDRQI; encoded by the coding sequence ATGTTTCACGCAACCCTTCAACAACTGCGCCTGTTTGCCTCAGTGGCGCGACACAAGAGCTTCACCCGCGCGGCAGAGGAGGTGCACCTCACCCAGCCGGCGGTGTCCATTCAGGTCAAACGCTTGGAAGATAAGATCGGCATGCCCCTGATGGAGCAGATGGGGAAAAAACTGCACCTGACTGTTGCTGGAGAGGAAGTATTCGACGCCTGCAAGGATGTGCTGCAGCGCCTCGGCGAACTGGAAACGGCTTTGGACGATCTGCGCGGCGAAGTGGCCGGACCGTTGAACGTAACGGTGGTCAGTTCCGCGAAATACTTTCTGCCCCACTTGTTGGGAAGTTTCGTGCGCCGATATCCGAAGGTCGAGCCACGACTGAAAATCACCAACCGGGCAAATGTATTGAGCAGTCTGGCCGCCAACGAAAGCGACATATATGTCATGGGCCAACCGCCCGAAGATTTGCCGGTGGTCGAATATCCGTTCTTGGAAAACGTACTGGTCGTCGTCGCGCGCCCGGACCATCCGTTGGCCGACGAAAAGGCCATCACCTTGGAACGTCTCGCCGATGAACGTTTCGTGGGTCGGGAAAGCGGTTCGGGTACGCGTAAAGCTGTCGAACAAATGTTCAACGATCAAAATCTGAAAATCGTTCCCTACATCGAACTCGCCAGCGCCGAAGCGATCAAGCAAGGCGTCATCGGCGGACTGGGCATTGCGGTTCTATCGCTGCACAGCCTGCACTTTGAATTGGATGCAGGCGCATTGGTGGCGCTGGACGTCAAGGGCTTCCCCTTGCGCAGGCGATGGTACGCCGCACACCGTAAAGGCAAGCGGTTATCGCGCGCGGCGCAAACCTTCCTCACGTATCTGCAAGAAGAAGGCGAGCAAGAAGTCGCCCACTTAATCGCGGTTGGGCACGATAGACAGATCTGA
- a CDS encoding form I ribulose bisphosphate carboxylase large subunit, which yields MAKTYQAGVKEYRETYWLPDYTPKDTDFLACFKVIPQEGVPREEAAAAVAAESSTGTWTTVWTDLLTDLDYYKGRAYAIEDVPGNDEAFYAFIAYPIDLFEEGSVVNILTSLVGNVFGFKAVRSLRLEDVRIPHAYVMTCGGPPHGIQVERDVMNKYGRPMLGCTIKPKLGLSAKNYGRAVYECLRGGLDFTKDDENVNSQPFMRWRQRFDFVMEAINKAEAETGERKGHYLNVTAPTPEEMYKRAEYAKELGAPIIMHDYLTGGFTANTGLANWCRDNGMLLHIHRAMHAVLDRNPNHGIHFRVLTKMLRLSGGDHLHSGTVVGKLEGDRDATLGWIDLMRDSYVKEDRSRGIMFDQDWGSMPGVLPVASGGIHVWHMPALVSIFGDDSVLQFGGGTLGHPWGNAAGAAANRVALEACVEARNQGRELEKEGKDILTNAAGSSPELKMAMETWKEIKFEFDTVDKLDVAHR from the coding sequence ATGGCGAAAACTTACCAAGCCGGGGTGAAGGAATATCGGGAGACATACTGGCTGCCCGATTACACTCCGAAAGACACTGATTTTCTGGCCTGCTTCAAGGTCATCCCGCAAGAAGGCGTGCCGCGTGAAGAAGCTGCTGCCGCTGTGGCTGCGGAATCGTCGACCGGCACCTGGACCACGGTGTGGACCGATTTGTTGACCGATTTGGACTATTATAAAGGCCGCGCCTACGCGATCGAAGACGTGCCAGGCAACGACGAAGCGTTTTACGCCTTTATCGCCTACCCGATCGACCTGTTCGAAGAAGGTTCGGTGGTCAACATCCTCACCTCGCTGGTCGGCAACGTGTTCGGCTTTAAGGCTGTGCGTTCGCTGCGTCTTGAAGACGTGCGCATCCCGCACGCTTATGTCATGACCTGTGGCGGTCCGCCGCACGGCATCCAGGTCGAACGCGACGTGATGAACAAGTACGGTCGCCCGATGCTGGGTTGCACGATTAAGCCGAAGCTCGGCTTGTCGGCGAAGAACTACGGTCGCGCCGTTTACGAATGCTTACGCGGTGGCCTGGACTTCACCAAGGACGACGAAAACGTCAACTCGCAGCCGTTCATGCGCTGGCGTCAGCGTTTCGATTTCGTCATGGAAGCGATCAACAAGGCCGAAGCCGAAACCGGTGAACGCAAAGGTCACTACCTGAACGTCACCGCACCGACCCCGGAAGAAATGTACAAACGTGCCGAATACGCCAAAGAACTCGGCGCGCCGATCATCATGCACGACTATCTGACCGGCGGCTTCACCGCCAACACCGGTTTGGCCAACTGGTGTCGCGACAACGGCATGTTGCTGCACATCCACCGCGCCATGCACGCCGTGCTCGACCGCAACCCCAATCACGGCATCCACTTCCGCGTGTTGACCAAGATGCTGCGTTTGTCCGGTGGCGATCACCTGCACTCCGGCACCGTGGTCGGCAAGCTGGAAGGCGACCGCGACGCGACCTTGGGCTGGATCGACTTGATGCGCGATTCCTACGTCAAGGAAGACCGCAGCCGCGGCATCATGTTCGACCAGGACTGGGGCTCCATGCCGGGCGTTCTGCCGGTTGCCTCGGGCGGTATCCACGTGTGGCACATGCCGGCGCTGGTTTCCATTTTCGGCGACGACTCCGTGCTGCAGTTCGGTGGCGGCACCTTGGGTCACCCGTGGGGCAACGCCGCAGGCGCCGCCGCCAACCGCGTGGCGCTGGAAGCTTGCGTCGAGGCCCGCAATCAGGGGCGCGAACTCGAGAAGGAAGGCAAGGACATCCTCACCAACGCCGCGGGCAGCAGCCCAGAGCTCAAGATGGCCATGGAAACCTGGAAAGAAATCAAGTTCGAATTCGACACCGTCGACAAGCTCGACGTTGCTCACCGGTAA
- a CDS encoding site-2 protease family protein, with protein MATAQSTIEALPPLREELRLMGRSKDVGGEAVWLIFDPLRNRYLELRPLAYEILSRWKLGSVEAVLDAIRTETRYHLTHRELGAFIAYLNQNQLLRRVSSPVRLPHPGWAGKIQKSLSSIVFFRIRLVRPDKFLGVMADALDFAFSRWFWMFVTLAGLSGLALVTRQWDEFLTTFAGFLDLQGVAVLLAAIVISKIVHELGHALTAKRYGCRVPVMGLAFILGAPLAYTDVSDTWRLEKNRERLFVSSAGILAETVLAVIATWGWLILPDSPARTACFVLASTGWIGTLVINLNPFMRFDGYYILSDALGIRNLQGRSFAMGKWGLRRFVLGWPGPAPETTSRRFRTFLMGFAWLTWTVRAIIFASLALLAYIMFGKPFGIIMGGLEVWLLLVQPVVKEIGIWVKGRKAWLGQKRARRMMMLLGILLVFALVPQSFRLSMPGVLAPQQRLIVHAPQTAMLIDYPTQERAVKKGDTIFRLTSPELQQDIGQSRRRLGVIKLAIEQSAVSQVAARQLSIFEEQLSEEQARLDGLLVQQTRLSVAAPFSGTITDINPDLSSGRWINPDQPLFLLVDSDSGKLNAYVDDRNRALIEIGSAARFYPEASDYSVLDGVIVDVQSVPVAFLDEPLLASLHGGDIPVREDAAKQLAPEHGLYQVTVKLTDRSQFSGSGVKHVMRGRVYADSKPYSLAGHAFNRVRSLFSREAGY; from the coding sequence ATGGCGACTGCACAGTCCACCATTGAAGCCTTGCCGCCACTACGTGAAGAATTGCGTTTGATGGGCCGTTCAAAAGATGTCGGCGGAGAAGCCGTATGGCTGATTTTCGATCCGTTGCGAAACCGCTATCTGGAACTGCGCCCACTGGCCTATGAGATTTTGTCCCGCTGGAAGCTTGGCTCGGTTGAGGCTGTGTTGGACGCAATCCGGACCGAAACGCGCTACCATCTCACGCACCGGGAGTTGGGCGCGTTCATCGCATACCTCAACCAAAACCAACTGCTGCGCCGGGTGTCTTCACCTGTCCGTTTGCCGCACCCTGGTTGGGCCGGAAAAATTCAAAAATCTTTATCTTCGATCGTCTTTTTTCGTATCCGCCTGGTCCGCCCCGATAAATTTCTCGGGGTGATGGCTGACGCATTGGACTTTGCCTTTAGCCGTTGGTTTTGGATGTTCGTGACACTGGCCGGGCTCAGCGGTCTAGCGTTGGTGACGCGGCAGTGGGATGAGTTTCTCACCACCTTTGCAGGATTTTTGGATCTGCAAGGGGTTGCGGTCTTGCTAGCTGCCATCGTCATTTCAAAGATCGTCCACGAACTGGGTCATGCCCTAACGGCCAAACGATATGGCTGTCGTGTGCCGGTGATGGGCTTGGCCTTCATTCTCGGTGCACCTTTGGCTTATACGGATGTCAGCGATACTTGGCGGCTGGAAAAAAACCGTGAACGGCTTTTTGTATCCTCGGCCGGCATCTTGGCCGAAACGGTATTGGCAGTTATTGCCACCTGGGGTTGGCTGATTTTGCCCGATAGCCCTGCACGCACGGCCTGTTTCGTTCTGGCGAGCACGGGGTGGATCGGCACTTTGGTCATCAACCTCAACCCGTTTATGCGCTTCGATGGCTATTACATCCTGTCGGACGCATTGGGCATTCGAAATCTCCAAGGCCGTAGTTTCGCAATGGGGAAATGGGGACTGCGCCGCTTTGTTTTGGGATGGCCTGGGCCCGCGCCGGAAACAACGTCTCGACGGTTTCGCACATTCTTGATGGGATTCGCCTGGCTGACATGGACGGTCCGGGCCATCATCTTCGCAAGTCTTGCATTGCTGGCATATATCATGTTCGGCAAACCATTCGGCATCATCATGGGTGGGCTGGAAGTTTGGTTGTTGCTGGTTCAGCCTGTCGTCAAAGAAATTGGCATTTGGGTCAAAGGCCGCAAGGCTTGGCTGGGTCAAAAAAGGGCCCGGCGTATGATGATGTTGCTGGGCATCCTTCTCGTTTTTGCTCTCGTTCCGCAAAGCTTCCGTTTGTCCATGCCCGGTGTTCTCGCGCCACAGCAGCGCTTGATCGTTCACGCTCCTCAAACGGCCATGTTGATCGACTACCCGACGCAAGAGCGTGCCGTGAAAAAGGGCGACACCATCTTCCGTCTTACGAGTCCCGAGCTGCAACAAGACATTGGCCAGTCGAGACGTCGACTTGGCGTGATCAAGTTGGCGATAGAACAATCCGCCGTCAGTCAGGTAGCCGCCCGCCAACTCAGTATCTTTGAGGAGCAATTGTCCGAAGAGCAGGCACGCTTGGACGGTTTGCTCGTACAACAAACCAGATTGTCCGTGGCCGCGCCCTTCAGCGGTACAATCACGGATATCAATCCCGATTTGAGTTCCGGGCGGTGGATCAATCCAGACCAGCCCTTGTTTCTGTTGGTTGACTCTGACAGCGGAAAGCTGAACGCATATGTCGACGATCGAAACCGTGCGTTGATCGAGATCGGAAGCGCTGCGCGGTTTTATCCTGAGGCCAGTGACTATTCCGTTTTGGACGGCGTGATCGTTGATGTGCAATCCGTTCCGGTGGCGTTTCTGGATGAACCCTTGCTGGCCTCTCTGCACGGCGGCGATATTCCCGTGCGCGAAGATGCCGCCAAGCAATTGGCCCCGGAGCACGGTTTGTACCAAGTGACGGTCAAGCTCACAGACCGTTCTCAGTTTTCCGGTTCTGGCGTTAAGCACGTTATGCGCGGGCGGGTGTACGCAGACAGCAAGCCCTATTCGCTGGCGGGGCATGCATTCAACCGGGTGAGATCCCTGTTTTCACGAGAAGCCGGGTATTGA
- a CDS encoding TAXI family TRAP transporter solute-binding subunit has product MMRLKSSLKSMLSGALTVALTIFGASTQADAGQGGISVGTGGVTGVYYPAGSSICKLVNDARAEHALRCFTESTAGSVYNIRTIRDGGLDLGIAQSDWVYHAYHGTSKFKQDGPFENLRVVLTLHSEPFTLVVRPGLGIKGFADLKGKRVNIGNPGSGQRGTMEVVMAAFGMTAADFSETTELDAAHMSHAFCDNQFDAMVYTVGHPAAAISEVASSCDAELVNVTGPQIDNLVSENPYYRHAVIPGGLYEGTSGDVASFGVQGILVTSADTPDYKVYTVAKQVLAHIDDFRRLHDSFAILKLENMIQSRLAPTHPGALKAFQEMELTK; this is encoded by the coding sequence ATGATGCGTTTGAAATCGAGTTTGAAATCTATGTTGTCCGGCGCCCTGACAGTGGCTTTGACCATCTTCGGCGCGAGCACTCAGGCTGATGCCGGACAGGGCGGTATCTCCGTCGGAACAGGCGGTGTGACGGGCGTTTACTACCCGGCAGGCAGTTCGATTTGCAAGCTGGTCAATGATGCGCGCGCTGAGCACGCTCTACGGTGCTTTACCGAAAGCACGGCCGGTTCGGTCTACAACATTCGCACCATTCGTGATGGTGGCCTGGATCTCGGGATTGCCCAGTCCGACTGGGTTTATCACGCATATCATGGGACTTCGAAATTCAAACAAGACGGCCCATTTGAAAATTTGCGCGTGGTTCTCACGCTCCACTCTGAGCCGTTTACACTTGTTGTCCGCCCGGGATTGGGAATTAAGGGCTTTGCCGATCTAAAGGGAAAGCGCGTGAACATCGGGAACCCCGGTTCGGGACAACGTGGCACGATGGAGGTGGTTATGGCGGCCTTCGGCATGACCGCTGCGGACTTCTCCGAGACCACCGAATTGGACGCGGCGCACATGAGCCATGCCTTTTGCGACAATCAATTTGACGCCATGGTCTACACGGTCGGTCATCCAGCAGCCGCGATTTCGGAAGTTGCAAGCTCTTGCGATGCCGAACTGGTGAACGTCACCGGGCCCCAAATTGATAATTTGGTGAGCGAGAACCCCTATTATCGTCATGCCGTGATTCCCGGTGGTTTGTATGAGGGAACATCCGGTGATGTGGCGAGTTTTGGCGTTCAAGGCATACTGGTGACATCTGCGGATACACCTGACTACAAAGTCTATACCGTGGCGAAACAAGTCCTCGCACATATTGATGATTTTCGCAGACTGCACGACTCGTTCGCGATTCTAAAGCTAGAGAACATGATCCAGAGCCGTCTCGCCCCCACACACCCAGGAGCGTTAAAAGCTTTTCAAGAAATGGAGCTGACAAAGTAG
- a CDS encoding ribulose bisphosphate carboxylase small subunit gives MSEMQDYKSSLNDTSSRKFETFSYLPTMSADGIRKQVEYIVSKGWNPAIEHTEPENAFDHYWYMWKLPLFGETDVDRVLNEAEACHKAHPNNHVRLVGYDNYAQSKGAEMVVFRGKPV, from the coding sequence ATGAGCGAAATGCAAGATTACAAGTCGAGCTTGAACGACACCAGCAGCCGCAAGTTCGAAACCTTCTCCTACTTGCCGACCATGTCCGCTGACGGCATCCGCAAGCAGGTGGAATACATCGTCTCGAAAGGCTGGAACCCGGCCATCGAACATACCGAACCGGAAAATGCCTTCGATCACTATTGGTACATGTGGAAACTGCCGCTGTTTGGCGAAACCGACGTGGACCGCGTTTTGAACGAAGCCGAAGCCTGTCACAAGGCACACCCCAACAACCACGTCCGTCTGGTGGGCTACGACAACTACGCCCAATCCAAGGGCGCGGAAATGGTGGTCTTCCGCGGCAAGCCGGTCTAA
- a CDS encoding nitric oxide reductase activation protein NorD: MTIDLEDYKACLAKAGPEIQDTLEATFHEAARVMSPAGLSDYLEGAKGLCNLGRGHDVVLSYLEEMPAVVQECGEDVIRDCIEAAMKLSSMTSGEVIALLFSSLPTAARRLGDPELLRGYLTLVHQLSAKASRGLRPMLGNIDELLSKLTLSGLKRWANFGAEAYRRDLNNLVKYFNLESADSKKMLQKERRGTLFIDTQRKLNFYLRALWGRDFFLRPTAADYEGFKPYIEHHVMHLPDAVDPIGDIAGLELYRAQVAHLAAHICYTTAPISAEAISPAQMFFIGLIEDARVEYQAVKDFPGLKKLWGSLLAIDHQGKLEHPTVKLLERFAYCLNDASQTTGDEKLDAMADRFHAEIETRQDDNQFSWDLGMELFHLFAERKDVPSLRILESIRIPYRDDNRFVWEFEEFDWTQHGVEYIPASQRQVRKYVSAVEMANEVDCELAGDDAQEIWICSTKFMPYEDAGEATVSFNEMWGKEPISEPFHYQEWDYQVQLYRPDWATVYERRATKGDAEEVDRILTEHKPVAHRIRQIIDMLSPAGVQRERNMEDGDEIDINAAVDAMISIRMGEQPNPRITMRNVIKNRDLAVTVLLDLSESTNEKMDGSEKTVLELTREAATLVATAINGIGDPFALHGFASDGRHDVHYYRFKDFKQKFDDEAKARLDGMKGGLSTRMGAAMRHAGHHLLKQPERRKLLLLVTDGAPADIDERDPQHLRHDTKKAVEELYSKGILSYCLTLDPNADTYVKRIFGANNYTVVDHVDRLPEKLPSLFASLTS, encoded by the coding sequence ATGACCATCGATCTCGAAGACTACAAAGCGTGTCTGGCGAAAGCCGGCCCTGAGATCCAGGACACCTTGGAAGCCACCTTCCACGAAGCCGCCCGCGTGATGTCACCGGCGGGGCTGAGCGACTATCTGGAAGGTGCCAAGGGCCTGTGCAACCTGGGCCGCGGTCACGATGTGGTGCTGTCGTATCTGGAAGAAATGCCCGCCGTGGTTCAGGAATGCGGCGAGGATGTGATCCGCGACTGCATTGAGGCGGCGATGAAGCTATCGTCCATGACGTCGGGCGAAGTGATTGCCCTGCTGTTCTCCAGCCTGCCTACGGCGGCGCGGCGCTTGGGCGACCCGGAACTTCTGCGCGGCTACCTGACATTGGTGCACCAGCTTTCGGCCAAGGCGTCGCGCGGACTGCGACCAATGCTCGGCAACATCGACGAGTTGCTGTCCAAGCTAACTTTGTCTGGTCTGAAGCGCTGGGCCAATTTCGGTGCGGAGGCATACCGGCGCGATCTGAACAATCTGGTCAAGTACTTCAACCTGGAAAGCGCCGACAGCAAGAAGATGCTGCAAAAGGAACGGCGCGGCACGTTGTTCATCGACACCCAGCGCAAACTCAATTTCTATCTGCGCGCACTGTGGGGCCGCGATTTTTTCCTGCGTCCCACCGCAGCCGACTACGAAGGATTCAAGCCTTACATCGAGCACCACGTGATGCACTTGCCCGATGCCGTGGACCCCATTGGCGATATCGCGGGCCTTGAATTGTACCGCGCACAAGTGGCGCATCTGGCCGCGCACATCTGTTACACCACCGCACCGATTTCGGCGGAGGCCATCAGCCCTGCGCAGATGTTTTTCATCGGCCTGATTGAGGACGCGCGGGTCGAGTATCAAGCCGTCAAGGATTTCCCCGGCCTCAAAAAACTGTGGGGCAGCTTGTTGGCCATCGACCACCAAGGCAAGTTGGAACACCCCACGGTGAAACTGTTGGAGCGTTTCGCTTATTGCCTCAACGACGCGTCACAGACGACCGGCGACGAAAAACTCGACGCCATGGCCGACCGGTTCCACGCCGAGATCGAGACTCGACAAGACGACAATCAGTTTTCCTGGGATCTGGGCATGGAGTTGTTTCACCTCTTTGCCGAACGCAAGGACGTGCCCAGCCTGCGCATTTTGGAATCGATCCGCATTCCGTATCGCGACGACAATCGTTTCGTTTGGGAGTTCGAGGAATTCGACTGGACCCAGCATGGCGTCGAATACATTCCCGCCAGCCAACGCCAAGTGCGCAAATATGTCAGTGCGGTTGAAATGGCCAATGAGGTCGATTGCGAACTGGCCGGCGATGACGCGCAGGAAATCTGGATTTGTTCCACCAAATTCATGCCCTACGAAGATGCCGGTGAAGCGACCGTCAGCTTTAACGAGATGTGGGGCAAGGAACCCATATCGGAGCCGTTCCATTACCAAGAATGGGACTACCAGGTGCAACTCTACCGTCCCGACTGGGCGACCGTATATGAGCGCCGCGCGACCAAGGGCGATGCCGAAGAGGTGGACCGCATTCTCACCGAACACAAACCGGTGGCGCACCGCATCAGGCAGATTATCGATATGCTCAGCCCCGCAGGCGTGCAGCGCGAACGCAATATGGAAGATGGCGATGAGATCGACATCAACGCCGCCGTCGATGCGATGATTTCGATCCGCATGGGTGAACAACCCAACCCGCGCATCACCATGCGCAACGTGATCAAGAACCGCGATTTGGCGGTGACGGTGCTGCTTGACCTCTCGGAATCGACCAATGAAAAAATGGATGGTTCGGAAAAAACGGTTCTGGAACTGACCCGCGAGGCCGCAACCTTGGTGGCCACCGCCATCAACGGCATCGGCGATCCGTTCGCCTTGCATGGCTTTGCTTCCGACGGACGGCACGATGTGCATTATTATCGCTTCAAGGACTTCAAGCAGAAGTTCGATGATGAGGCCAAGGCGCGCCTAGACGGCATGAAGGGTGGCCTGTCCACGCGCATGGGCGCTGCCATGCGCCACGCCGGACATCATCTTTTGAAACAGCCAGAACGGCGCAAACTTTTGCTGCTGGTCACCGATGGCGCACCGGCCGACATCGACGAACGCGATCCTCAACACCTGCGTCATGACACGAAGAAGGCGGTTGAGGAACTGTATTCAAAGGGTATCCTAAGTTACTGCCTGACTTTGGACCCCAATGCCGACACCTATGTCAAACGGATCTTTGGGGCCAACAACTATACGGTGGTCGATCATGTCGACCGCTTGCCAGAAAAGCTGCCGAGCCTGTTCGCCAGCCTCACCAGTTAA
- a CDS encoding CbbQ/NirQ/NorQ/GpvN family protein — MGNDIAEQYKIKKAPFYKPVSNEEALYEAAYARRMPVMLKGPTGCGKSRFVEYMAHKLGRPLITVACNEDMTASDLVGRYLLDKDGTKWQDGPLATAARIGAICYLDEVVEARQDTTVVIHPLTDHRRTLPLDKKGELIEAHPDFQLVISYNPGYQSLMKDLKQSTKQRFGALDFDYPSAELESEIVAEESGVSSDIAAKLVQIAHRTRNLKGHGLDEGISTRLLVYAGQMIAEGVEPTAACQMTLVTPLTDDPDMRETLDAAVHTFFVN; from the coding sequence ATGGGTAACGACATCGCTGAACAGTACAAAATCAAGAAGGCCCCGTTTTACAAACCGGTCAGCAACGAGGAAGCGCTTTACGAAGCTGCTTACGCACGCCGCATGCCGGTGATGCTGAAAGGTCCGACGGGTTGCGGAAAATCGCGCTTCGTTGAGTACATGGCGCACAAGCTCGGTCGACCGTTGATCACGGTGGCTTGTAATGAAGACATGACCGCGTCGGATTTGGTGGGCCGCTACCTGTTGGACAAAGACGGCACCAAGTGGCAGGACGGCCCGCTGGCCACCGCCGCACGCATCGGTGCGATCTGCTATCTCGACGAAGTGGTCGAAGCACGCCAAGACACCACCGTCGTCATCCACCCATTGACCGACCACCGCCGCACCCTGCCGCTCGACAAAAAGGGCGAACTGATCGAGGCGCACCCGGACTTTCAGTTGGTGATCTCCTACAACCCGGGTTACCAGAGCCTGATGAAGGATCTCAAACAATCGACCAAGCAACGCTTCGGCGCGTTGGACTTCGATTATCCGAGCGCTGAACTGGAATCCGAGATCGTCGCCGAGGAATCCGGCGTTTCCAGCGATATCGCGGCAAAGCTGGTGCAAATCGCGCACCGCACCCGCAACCTCAAGGGTCACGGCTTGGACGAAGGCATTTCAACCCGCTTGTTGGTTTACGCCGGCCAGATGATCGCCGAAGGCGTCGAGCCGACCGCCGCGTGCCAAATGACTTTGGTGACGCCGCTCACCGACGACCCGGACATGCGCGAAACGCTCGATGCCGCCGTTCACACCTTCTTCGTCAATTAA
- a CDS encoding response regulator — protein MDFSALTILIVDDEQFAQMILSKVLQGLGVSVERILIADTGMAALEQLESHPGTIDLVISDIEMPEMTGFELARKIRYGIVERYRKIPFLMLTGQDTEDNARKGRIHKIDGFIVKPPKPDDLRLRIQTALS, from the coding sequence ATGGACTTCTCCGCCCTCACCATATTGATTGTCGATGACGAACAGTTCGCCCAGATGATCCTGTCGAAGGTCTTGCAGGGGCTAGGCGTGAGCGTTGAGCGCATCCTGATAGCCGACACGGGGATGGCGGCGCTGGAGCAACTCGAATCCCACCCCGGCACCATAGATCTGGTTATTAGCGATATCGAAATGCCGGAAATGACTGGGTTTGAATTGGCGCGCAAAATTCGCTACGGCATCGTTGAGCGCTATCGCAAAATTCCCTTTCTCATGCTGACTGGCCAAGATACCGAAGACAACGCCCGCAAAGGCCGGATTCACAAAATAGACGGCTTTATCGTCAAGCCACCCAAGCCGGATGATCTGCGCCTGCGCATCCAGACGGCTTTGAGCTGA
- a CDS encoding class II fructose-bisphosphate aldolase translates to MALVHMRDMLRHAYENKYAVGAFDVVNLDMLQGIIDAAEKCRAPVIIGLAEPHLTHFNLALLAPAVEAAARMSSVPVAIHFDHGENLAGIVSGIRHGCNSLMIDGSNLELQQNIDLTKEVVKVAHACGIPVEAEMGYVPDNGDEIVLTTAAEAAGFVRYTEVDFLAVSIGTVHGRNTGKPRLDFVRLRQINEALNMPLVLHGSSGLTDDQFRRLIANGIAKINYFTALTDRAAHLLRDNTKNRKDGYLSLLSGVRQVVEEEADRLMRVWGSAGRAAEVLEQCQPWNLVDHIIKFNLPNCDASDAALIVKRGRNILADIPGVREVTTTETLDDPGEHRYRWILRVTSPLVVDQLRHHSAFNMFMNRYLHNQATDLVSKTFLQEVPEITSVSP, encoded by the coding sequence ATGGCACTGGTACACATGCGCGACATGCTTCGGCATGCTTATGAAAATAAGTACGCCGTCGGGGCATTCGATGTCGTCAATCTGGACATGCTGCAAGGCATCATCGATGCCGCCGAAAAGTGTCGGGCGCCGGTAATCATCGGCTTGGCCGAACCTCATCTCACTCATTTCAATTTGGCGCTGCTTGCCCCGGCGGTCGAGGCTGCGGCGCGCATGAGCAGCGTGCCGGTGGCGATACATTTCGACCACGGTGAAAATTTGGCTGGGATCGTTTCGGGCATCCGCCACGGCTGCAACAGCCTGATGATCGACGGTTCGAACTTGGAACTGCAACAAAACATCGATCTCACCAAAGAGGTGGTCAAGGTGGCCCATGCTTGTGGCATACCGGTCGAAGCTGAGATGGGTTACGTCCCCGATAACGGTGACGAGATCGTCCTTACAACCGCCGCCGAAGCCGCCGGTTTCGTTCGCTACACCGAGGTCGATTTCTTGGCCGTATCCATCGGCACCGTTCACGGTCGCAACACCGGTAAGCCCCGCCTGGATTTTGTCCGGTTGCGCCAAATCAACGAAGCCTTGAACATGCCGCTGGTATTGCATGGCAGTTCAGGTCTGACCGATGATCAGTTTCGCCGCCTCATCGCCAACGGCATCGCCAAGATCAACTATTTCACGGCCCTGACCGACCGCGCGGCGCACCTGTTGCGCGATAACACGAAAAACAGAAAAGACGGATACCTGAGCCTGCTCAGCGGCGTTCGACAGGTCGTCGAGGAAGAGGCCGACCGCCTGATGCGCGTGTGGGGTAGTGCCGGCCGTGCGGCTGAGGTGTTGGAACAATGCCAGCCATGGAACTTGGTCGATCACATCATTAAGTTCAACCTGCCCAACTGCGATGCGTCGGACGCCGCATTGATCGTCAAACGCGGACGTAACATTTTGGCCGACATTCCCGGAGTACGCGAGGTGACCACCACCGAAACATTGGATGATCCGGGGGAACACCGCTATCGTTGGATCTTGCGCGTGACCAGCCCCTTGGTCGTCGACCAACTGCGCCACCACTCCGCCTTCAACATGTTCATGAACCGCTACCTGCACAACCAAGCCACCGATCTGGTGAGCAAGACGTTTTTGCAGGAAGTGCCCGAAATTACCTCCGTCTCTCCCTGA